The proteins below come from a single Prolixibacter sp. NT017 genomic window:
- a CDS encoding urocanate hydratase — MTNDTFVKSITEGIPDILPEPKTHDPNINHAPRRKQILNNEEKQLALRNALRYFPQKHHEVLAPEFAQELETHGRIYMHRFRPDIKMHAHSINDYPAKSKQAAAIMLMIQNNLDKAVAQHPHELITYGGNGAVFQNWAQYRLTMKYLSEMTDEQTLVLYSGHPMGLFPSHKEAPRVVVTNGMVIPNYSSKDDYERMNALGVTQYGQMTAGSFMYIGPQGIVHGTTITLMNAARIHSEGGIAGKIFISSGLGGMSGAQPKAAVIAGCVGVVAEINPKAVQVRHEQGWVDEVYTDLDDLIPRMLQASRNKEAVSIAYQGNVVDLWERLAKDGVPVELGSDQTSLHNPYAGGYYPVGMTLEESNKMMAENPDKFKDEVQNTLRRHVAAINQMTANGMYFWDYGNAFLLEASRAGADVMQGNGRFRYPSYVEDIMGPLFFDYGFGPFRWICTSGKPEDLEKSDAIAAKVLERLSAEAPKEIKSQMEDNLHWIREAGENKLVVGSQARILYADCDGRTQIAAAFNEAIRNGEISTPIVLGRDHHDVSGTDSPFRETSNIYDGSSFTADMAVQNVIGDAFRGATWVSLHNGGGVGWGEVINGGFGMLLDGSEECDRRLTQMLHWDVNNGISRRSWARNEPAIFAIKRAMEQNPNLKVTLPNVADDNLIEKQFKK, encoded by the coding sequence ATGACCAACGATACGTTTGTGAAATCCATAACCGAAGGAATTCCGGATATCCTGCCGGAACCCAAAACGCACGATCCAAATATCAACCATGCTCCAAGACGGAAACAAATCTTAAACAACGAGGAAAAACAGCTGGCTCTTCGCAATGCATTGCGATATTTTCCACAAAAACATCATGAGGTACTGGCCCCGGAATTTGCGCAGGAGCTGGAAACCCACGGACGGATCTACATGCACCGTTTTCGTCCGGATATAAAAATGCATGCACATTCTATCAACGACTACCCTGCCAAATCGAAACAGGCTGCTGCCATCATGCTGATGATTCAGAATAACCTGGATAAAGCTGTGGCACAACATCCGCACGAGTTGATCACCTACGGAGGAAACGGTGCCGTATTCCAAAACTGGGCACAGTACCGTCTGACGATGAAATATCTCTCGGAAATGACGGATGAACAAACGCTGGTGCTCTATTCCGGTCACCCGATGGGCTTATTCCCATCACACAAAGAAGCACCGAGAGTCGTTGTGACAAACGGAATGGTCATTCCTAACTATTCGTCGAAAGATGATTACGAGCGAATGAATGCGCTTGGCGTTACCCAATACGGACAGATGACAGCTGGTTCGTTCATGTACATTGGTCCGCAGGGAATTGTCCACGGAACGACGATTACCTTAATGAATGCGGCCCGCATTCATTCCGAAGGAGGAATTGCCGGCAAAATATTTATATCGTCCGGGCTGGGCGGTATGTCGGGAGCACAACCCAAAGCTGCCGTTATTGCCGGATGCGTTGGTGTTGTCGCCGAAATCAATCCCAAAGCGGTACAGGTGCGGCACGAACAAGGCTGGGTCGACGAAGTATATACTGACCTAGATGATTTGATTCCCCGCATGCTTCAGGCCAGCCGTAACAAGGAGGCTGTCTCCATCGCTTACCAGGGAAACGTTGTTGATTTATGGGAACGCCTGGCCAAAGATGGAGTTCCGGTTGAACTAGGCTCCGACCAGACTTCTCTGCACAATCCATACGCCGGAGGTTATTATCCGGTAGGAATGACACTGGAAGAGTCAAACAAAATGATGGCCGAAAATCCGGACAAATTCAAGGATGAAGTTCAAAATACACTGCGCCGTCATGTGGCAGCCATCAATCAAATGACTGCCAACGGAATGTATTTCTGGGACTACGGGAATGCCTTCCTGCTGGAAGCTTCACGTGCCGGAGCCGATGTGATGCAAGGCAACGGGCGTTTCCGCTATCCGTCCTACGTGGAAGACATCATGGGCCCGCTTTTCTTCGACTATGGATTTGGTCCCTTCCGGTGGATTTGCACTTCCGGTAAACCAGAAGATTTGGAAAAATCGGATGCCATTGCTGCCAAAGTACTGGAGCGTCTTTCTGCGGAAGCGCCAAAAGAAATCAAATCGCAGATGGAAGACAACCTTCATTGGATTCGCGAAGCAGGGGAGAACAAGCTGGTAGTCGGTTCGCAGGCGCGTATTCTTTACGCCGACTGTGATGGCCGCACACAAATCGCAGCCGCCTTTAACGAGGCCATCCGTAACGGTGAAATTTCCACTCCGATTGTGCTGGGCCGCGATCATCACGATGTGTCGGGAACAGATTCACCTTTCCGCGAAACATCAAATATTTATGACGGTTCCAGCTTTACAGCTGACATGGCCGTTCAAAATGTCATCGGCGATGCATTCCGCGGTGCAACCTGGGTTTCATTGCACAATGGCGGTGGCGTTGGTTGGGGCGAAGTAATTAATGGTGGATTCGGTATGTTACTCGATGGTTCGGAAGAGTGCGATCGCAGGCTAACTCAGATGCTTCACTGGGATGTGAATAACGGAATTTCGCGCCGTTCGTGGGCCCGAAATGAGCCGGCTATTTTTGCTATTAAACGCGCCATGGAGCAAAATCCCAACCTGAAAGTAACACTGCCCAATGTTGCTGACGACAACCTTATCGAAAAGCAATTCAAAAAATAA
- a CDS encoding LemA family protein encodes MKRVGIIVLVVIVVIFFGVFKWGVSVNNRMVEKQEAVSSQWSQVENVYQRRADLIPNLVNTVKGYAEHEKETLTSVIEARAKATSVSVNADNLDQASLQKFQEAQQGLSSALSRLMVTVERYPNLKADQNFLGLQAQLEGTENRIAVERRRFNEVARDYNTYIRKFPQSIIANFQGFEKKAYFQADKGADQAPKVQF; translated from the coding sequence ATGAAAAGAGTTGGAATTATTGTTCTGGTTGTTATTGTCGTCATCTTCTTTGGAGTTTTTAAATGGGGAGTAAGTGTCAATAACCGGATGGTAGAGAAACAGGAAGCTGTTTCGTCTCAATGGTCACAAGTTGAAAATGTTTACCAGCGCAGGGCTGACCTGATTCCTAACCTGGTGAATACCGTAAAAGGATATGCCGAACATGAAAAGGAGACGCTTACTTCGGTAATTGAAGCGCGTGCCAAGGCTACATCGGTCAGTGTGAATGCAGATAATCTCGACCAGGCTTCGCTGCAAAAGTTCCAGGAAGCGCAACAGGGACTTTCTTCTGCCCTGAGCCGACTGATGGTTACCGTTGAGCGGTATCCCAATTTGAAGGCCGATCAGAACTTCCTTGGGTTGCAGGCACAACTGGAGGGAACCGAAAACCGGATTGCTGTGGAACGCCGCCGGTTTAACGAGGTTGCCCGCGATTACAATACCTACATTCGCAAATTCCCGCAAAGCATCATTGCTAATTTCCAGGGATTTGAGAAAAAAGCTTATTTCCAGGCTGACAAAGGAGCCGATCAAGCGCCGAAAGTCCAATTTTAA
- a CDS encoding TPM domain-containing protein, with product MKIEEFFSKEEQANILEAIQEAEHNTSGEIRVHIDDKCPGEVLDRAAHVFKVLDMHKTKERNGVLFYLAVGNRKFAILGDAGINKVVPENFWDEIKNKMLEYFKEGDFAIGLAEGISMAGHQLSEHFPYQEDDVNELSDEISFGK from the coding sequence ATGAAAATTGAAGAGTTTTTCAGCAAGGAAGAACAGGCTAATATTTTAGAAGCCATTCAGGAAGCTGAGCACAATACCAGTGGCGAAATCCGCGTGCACATCGATGACAAGTGCCCCGGTGAAGTGCTGGACCGCGCTGCTCATGTTTTCAAAGTGCTGGATATGCACAAAACCAAAGAGCGGAACGGCGTTTTGTTTTACTTGGCTGTGGGGAACCGCAAATTTGCCATTCTGGGAGATGCCGGAATTAATAAGGTTGTCCCGGAAAACTTCTGGGATGAGATCAAGAATAAAATGCTGGAGTATTTCAAGGAAGGTGATTTTGCCATTGGCCTCGCGGAAGGAATTTCGATGGCCGGTCACCAGCTCAGCGAACATTTCCCTTATCAGGAGGATGACGTAAACGAATTGTCGGACGAAATCTCATTCGGAAAATAA
- a CDS encoding YgcG family protein, with translation MKQIKHISMRMKGMLLLLALMVSVNAFAENSDFPTRPKPARLVNDLAHVLPQQKAMMLNEKLAEFARQTSTQIAVVTVNNLHGYDKADYAVRLAQKWGIGQKGSDNGILILVKPKTSESVGKVFIAVGYGLEGVVPDVVAKQTIVENEMIPWFKKGDYFIGIDRATNVLMGLTKKEFTADQYIQATREQSKRGRGTGGVGVVIFFIILFFIFGRRRRRFGAVGRGPSFLEALLLMNLFGGSHRGSWDDFSGGGGSFGGGGGGGFSDFGGFGGGSFGGGGAGGTW, from the coding sequence ATGAAGCAAATAAAACATATTTCTATGCGGATGAAAGGGATGTTGCTGTTGCTGGCATTGATGGTTAGTGTCAATGCTTTCGCAGAAAACAGTGATTTTCCGACTCGTCCAAAACCAGCCAGACTAGTCAACGATTTAGCCCATGTATTGCCACAGCAGAAAGCCATGATGCTCAACGAAAAACTGGCAGAATTTGCCCGGCAAACCTCTACGCAGATTGCTGTTGTAACCGTGAATAATTTGCATGGGTACGACAAAGCCGATTATGCTGTTCGGTTGGCTCAAAAATGGGGAATCGGACAGAAAGGAAGTGATAACGGTATCCTGATTCTGGTGAAACCGAAAACCAGCGAATCGGTGGGTAAAGTATTCATTGCCGTTGGTTACGGCCTGGAAGGTGTCGTTCCCGATGTGGTGGCGAAACAAACCATTGTCGAGAATGAGATGATTCCCTGGTTCAAGAAAGGCGATTATTTTATTGGCATCGATCGGGCGACCAATGTATTGATGGGGTTGACCAAAAAGGAATTTACGGCCGACCAATATATTCAGGCTACACGCGAACAAAGTAAAAGAGGTAGAGGAACCGGAGGTGTTGGCGTGGTCATCTTCTTCATTATCCTGTTCTTCATCTTTGGACGCCGGCGCAGACGCTTTGGCGCCGTTGGTCGTGGACCGTCATTCCTTGAGGCTTTGTTGCTGATGAACCTTTTCGGCGGAAGCCACCGGGGTTCATGGGATGATTTCTCCGGCGGAGGCGGAAGCTTCGGCGGCGGTGGAGGAGGAGGATTCTCCGACTTTGGCGGTTTTGGCGGCGGAAGTTTCGGCGGCGGTGGAGCCGGTGGAACCTGGTAA
- a CDS encoding zinc ribbon domain-containing protein: MTTEFNKPAGGNEVPAEEKLRMLYELQTVVSEIDKIHTLRGELPLEVQDLEDEIAGLKTRIEKYDDEVKSLNTAVTNKKAEIKESKSLIEKYTEQQNNVRNNREYDSLSKEIEFQTLEIELAEKRIKEFTAEAKQKKEEIDKAQVDLKDHEEDLVRKRKELEEITSETSVEEQKLIDKSEAIETNIEDRLLTAFKRIRKNARNGLAVVTVQRDACGGCFNKIPPQRQLDIASRKKVIVCEYCGRILVDQDIMTPLSEETESKSK; the protein is encoded by the coding sequence ATGACGACAGAATTCAACAAGCCGGCTGGTGGGAATGAAGTTCCTGCAGAAGAGAAGCTGAGAATGCTTTATGAGCTTCAAACAGTTGTTTCCGAAATCGATAAAATCCACACGTTGCGGGGAGAGTTACCGCTGGAGGTTCAGGATTTGGAAGATGAAATCGCCGGTTTGAAAACCCGCATCGAGAAATACGACGATGAGGTAAAAAGCTTGAATACTGCGGTTACAAACAAGAAGGCCGAAATAAAAGAAAGCAAGTCGCTGATTGAAAAATACACCGAGCAGCAGAATAATGTACGCAACAACCGTGAGTACGATTCACTGTCGAAGGAAATTGAATTTCAGACACTGGAGATCGAGCTGGCTGAAAAGCGTATCAAAGAGTTTACCGCTGAAGCCAAGCAGAAGAAAGAGGAAATCGACAAAGCTCAGGTTGACCTGAAAGATCACGAAGAAGACCTGGTACGCAAGCGCAAAGAGCTGGAAGAAATTACTTCTGAAACTTCCGTTGAAGAGCAAAAGCTCATCGATAAATCGGAAGCAATTGAAACCAACATCGAAGACCGTCTGCTGACAGCTTTCAAACGTATCCGCAAAAATGCCCGCAACGGACTGGCTGTGGTAACGGTACAGCGTGATGCCTGTGGAGGTTGCTTCAACAAAATTCCGCCGCAGCGTCAACTGGACATTGCTTCACGCAAGAAAGTAATCGTTTGTGAATATTGTGGCCGTATCCTCGTTGACCAGGATATCATGACACCTCTTTCAGAAGAGACAGAAAGCAAGAGCAAGTAA
- a CDS encoding Nif3-like dinuclear metal center hexameric protein, translated as MKLKIHDITSKLEALAPPSFQESYDNAGLIVGHPNDEVDAVLLTLDVTEEVIDEAISKGAGLIIAHHPIVFKGLKQFNRKNYVERCVIKAIKNDVAIYASHTNLDSVPGGVNTKMCEKLGLQDCQILSPMKGQLLKLVTFVPVEHAENVREAIFAAGAGHIGNYDQCSFNLPGEGTFRGSENTNPFVGERGKQHTEKEVRVETVLPRYRKSKVLRALLESHPYEEVAYDFYPLENDWFETGMGMVGHLPQPMDEKAFLLKVKETFACGAVRHTRLLNKPVEKVALCGGSGSFLLNDAKASAADVFITGDFKYHQFFDAEDKLVIADIGHYESEQFTKEVFYEILTKNFPNFAIRLSEVKTNPVNYL; from the coding sequence ATGAAACTCAAGATACATGACATTACCAGCAAACTGGAAGCGTTGGCTCCCCCCTCATTTCAGGAATCGTACGACAATGCCGGCTTGATTGTCGGTCACCCAAACGATGAAGTGGACGCCGTTTTGCTGACATTGGATGTAACCGAAGAGGTGATTGACGAAGCCATCTCTAAGGGAGCCGGTTTAATAATCGCTCATCACCCCATCGTTTTCAAAGGACTAAAGCAGTTTAACAGGAAAAACTACGTAGAGCGTTGCGTGATCAAAGCCATCAAGAATGATGTGGCCATTTATGCCTCGCACACCAATCTCGACAGCGTTCCGGGCGGGGTAAACACCAAGATGTGTGAGAAACTGGGCTTACAGGATTGTCAAATCCTCTCACCGATGAAAGGACAGCTGTTGAAGCTGGTAACTTTCGTCCCTGTTGAGCATGCTGAAAACGTCCGCGAAGCCATTTTCGCTGCCGGCGCAGGTCACATTGGCAATTACGATCAGTGCAGCTTTAACCTTCCGGGAGAAGGTACTTTCCGCGGAAGCGAAAATACCAATCCATTCGTCGGCGAGCGCGGCAAGCAACATACTGAAAAAGAGGTCCGGGTGGAAACCGTTCTGCCCCGGTACCGGAAAAGTAAGGTTCTGCGGGCACTCCTGGAAAGTCATCCGTACGAAGAAGTGGCGTACGATTTTTATCCGTTGGAAAACGACTGGTTCGAAACCGGTATGGGAATGGTTGGCCATCTCCCGCAACCAATGGACGAAAAAGCCTTCCTGCTAAAGGTAAAAGAAACGTTCGCCTGTGGAGCTGTTCGCCATACCCGTCTACTCAACAAACCAGTTGAAAAAGTAGCCCTTTGCGGTGGTTCAGGCAGTTTTCTGTTGAACGATGCAAAAGCCTCTGCCGCCGATGTTTTTATCACCGGCGATTTCAAATACCACCAGTTTTTCGATGCCGAAGATAAACTGGTGATTGCCGATATTGGACACTATGAAAGCGAACAGTTTACTAAAGAGGTTTTTTATGAAATACTTACCAAAAATTTCCCTAACTTTGCCATTCGCTTATCGGAGGTGAAAACCAACCCGGTAAATTACCTGTAA
- a CDS encoding MerR family transcriptional regulator: protein MPFKQPKAEKLYYSIGEVAEMFDLRPSTIRFWEKEFDSLKPHKNKKGNRFFTKEDIDHLGLIYHLVKERGMTLKGAHKKIKENRQGTQDTYEVVKKLQDIKNFLLEIKEEL from the coding sequence GTGCCATTTAAACAGCCCAAAGCGGAAAAACTATATTACTCGATTGGCGAGGTAGCCGAGATGTTCGATCTCCGGCCGTCAACCATTCGTTTCTGGGAGAAAGAATTCGATTCTCTCAAACCGCACAAAAACAAAAAGGGCAACCGTTTTTTTACCAAAGAAGATATCGACCACCTCGGTCTGATTTACCACCTGGTGAAGGAACGGGGAATGACACTTAAAGGTGCGCACAAAAAGATAAAAGAAAACCGGCAGGGAACTCAGGATACTTACGAAGTGGTGAAGAAACTGCAGGACATAAAGAACTTTTTACTGGAGATTAAAGAAGAGCTGTAA
- a CDS encoding M23 family metallopeptidase has product MGKTNYRFNPETLSYDKIERNVKSLVKRLLGYLSTSIVLAVIISMVFLQFFDSPKLRRVKRENERLLTQYTLMNKDLDNMSKVLKDIQYRDDNIYRVIFEAEPIPASVRKAGFGGINRYSQLESMDNADLVISTARKLDVLTKQIYIQSKSYDDVMKMALNKEKMLASLPSIMPVSNKDLKRTASGWGYRIHPIYKIRKFHYGMDFSAPTGTEVFATGSGVVEWIRRSKIGFGNHILINHGYGFETLYAHLSAFNVKPGQKVKRGDVIGFVGSTGTSTAPHLHYEVHKNGKKVNPQNYYFLDLSPQEYEKMIEISSNMGQSFD; this is encoded by the coding sequence ATGGGTAAAACCAACTACAGATTTAACCCTGAAACGCTCAGTTACGACAAGATTGAACGAAATGTTAAGTCTCTTGTCAAGAGATTGCTTGGCTACCTTTCCACGAGTATAGTACTGGCGGTTATCATTTCGATGGTTTTTCTCCAGTTTTTTGATTCCCCCAAACTTCGTCGGGTAAAACGTGAGAACGAAAGGTTGCTCACGCAATATACCTTAATGAACAAGGATCTGGACAACATGAGTAAGGTATTGAAGGATATTCAGTACCGTGACGACAATATTTACCGGGTTATTTTTGAAGCTGAACCCATTCCGGCATCCGTTCGGAAGGCGGGCTTCGGTGGAATAAACCGTTATTCACAACTGGAAAGCATGGATAATGCTGATTTGGTTATCTCGACGGCTCGCAAGCTGGACGTTTTAACCAAGCAGATTTACATCCAGTCCAAATCGTACGATGATGTGATGAAGATGGCTCTGAACAAGGAAAAGATGTTAGCCAGCCTGCCATCCATCATGCCTGTTTCGAACAAAGATTTAAAACGAACCGCATCCGGATGGGGATACCGCATCCACCCGATATACAAAATTCGTAAGTTTCACTACGGAATGGATTTCTCTGCACCCACCGGGACAGAGGTATTCGCGACGGGTAGTGGCGTAGTCGAATGGATTCGCCGTTCCAAGATTGGTTTTGGAAACCACATCTTGATCAATCATGGTTATGGCTTCGAGACATTGTATGCTCACCTGAGCGCTTTCAACGTAAAACCGGGACAAAAAGTGAAGCGGGGAGATGTAATTGGTTTCGTGGGAAGCACCGGAACCTCAACGGCACCGCACCTTCACTACGAAGTACATAAGAATGGTAAAAAGGTGAACCCCCAGAACTACTACTTCCTCGATTTGTCGCCGCAGGAGTATGAAAAGATGATTGAAATTTCGTCCAACATGGGACAAAGCTTTGACTAA
- the alaS gene encoding alanine--tRNA ligase: MNSKEIRQTFLDFFASKQHQIVSSAPMVVKNDPTLMFTNAGMNQFKDIFLGNSPVKSPRVADTQKCLRVSGKHNDLEEVGHDTYHHTMFEMLGNWSFGDYFKKEAVNWAWELLVGEFRISPERLYATVFEGDETDGVAADEEARGYWKQYLPDDHILNGNKKDNFWEMGDTGPCGPCSEVHVDLRDEHERAKKDGRLLVNKDHPQVIEIWNLVFIQYNRKASGKLEELPAKHVDTGMGFERLCMVLQGKQSNYDTDVFQPIIKELGNLAGVKYGDDDKTDIAMRVVADHLRAIAFSITDGQLPSNNKAGYVIRRILRRAVRYGYTFLNFRKPFIFQLVPVLIQNMGEAFPELKKQEELVTKVIHEEEESFLRTLETGIRMLDNIVEETKKNEYKVVSGKLAFELYDTFGFPLDLTELILRENDLVVNRKEFNEAMEAQKNRSRNATHQETGDWIQLQADDEEEFIGYEHLEAKVKITRYRKVKVKNKESYQLVFNFTPFYAESGGQVGDTGYIEADGKKISILDTQKENNLIIHYAKELPADPSATFVAHVDSRKRQLTANNHSATHLLDHVLREVLGEHVEQKGSLVNEDYLRFDFSHFQKVTEEELDEIQRKVNHMIRMNIKREEFRAVPMQEAMDMGAIALFGEKYGDLVRVIRFGDSTELCGGTHVEATGEIGLFTIVSEGSVSAGVRRIEAITADRAEQMMVQNHKVLKEVSGMLNNPKNLKVSVDEFLKRNNELTKQIEAFEKEAVGIMKRDLLREVQDINGVSFIARQLEVNNSAMLKDLAFQLKGEIDNLFLVLAAEIDGKANLHIMISDALVKERGFNAGKLIRDLAKHVKGGGGGQPFYATAGGKEPAGIPTVLEEASNLVNQ; this comes from the coding sequence ATGAATTCAAAAGAGATACGTCAAACATTTCTCGACTTTTTTGCATCGAAACAACATCAGATTGTGTCCTCAGCACCGATGGTGGTGAAAAATGATCCAACGCTGATGTTTACCAATGCGGGGATGAACCAGTTCAAGGATATCTTCCTGGGGAATTCGCCGGTAAAATCGCCGAGGGTAGCGGATACACAGAAATGTTTGCGTGTTTCGGGTAAGCATAACGACCTGGAAGAGGTGGGACACGATACGTACCACCACACAATGTTTGAGATGTTGGGTAACTGGTCTTTTGGCGATTACTTCAAAAAAGAAGCGGTCAACTGGGCATGGGAATTGCTCGTTGGCGAATTCAGGATTTCTCCCGAACGTTTGTATGCGACCGTATTTGAAGGCGATGAAACAGACGGTGTTGCAGCTGATGAAGAAGCACGTGGTTACTGGAAACAGTACTTGCCGGACGATCATATTCTGAATGGAAACAAGAAGGACAACTTCTGGGAAATGGGTGATACCGGACCGTGTGGCCCCTGCTCCGAGGTTCATGTTGACTTGCGTGACGAGCACGAACGTGCGAAGAAAGATGGACGTTTGCTGGTCAACAAAGATCATCCACAGGTGATTGAAATCTGGAACCTGGTGTTCATTCAGTATAACCGGAAAGCTTCAGGTAAACTGGAAGAGTTGCCCGCCAAGCATGTCGACACCGGAATGGGCTTCGAACGCCTTTGTATGGTATTGCAGGGCAAGCAGTCGAATTACGATACCGACGTTTTCCAACCGATTATTAAAGAGTTGGGGAACCTGGCCGGTGTAAAATATGGCGATGACGATAAGACGGACATTGCCATGCGTGTAGTGGCCGACCACTTGCGTGCGATTGCTTTCTCCATCACCGATGGTCAGCTGCCATCGAATAACAAAGCGGGTTACGTTATCCGCCGGATTCTTCGCCGTGCAGTGCGTTATGGTTACACCTTCCTGAATTTCCGGAAGCCGTTTATTTTCCAGTTGGTCCCGGTTCTCATTCAGAATATGGGAGAAGCATTCCCGGAATTGAAGAAGCAAGAGGAGCTGGTGACCAAGGTGATTCATGAAGAGGAAGAATCATTCCTACGCACGTTGGAAACCGGAATTCGCATGCTGGACAACATCGTCGAAGAGACTAAAAAGAACGAATATAAAGTAGTTAGCGGTAAGCTGGCTTTTGAATTGTACGATACCTTTGGCTTCCCGCTCGACCTGACCGAGTTGATTCTCCGCGAAAACGATTTGGTCGTTAACCGGAAGGAGTTCAACGAGGCGATGGAAGCTCAGAAGAATCGTTCGCGGAATGCTACTCACCAGGAAACCGGCGACTGGATTCAACTGCAGGCCGATGATGAAGAGGAGTTCATCGGTTACGAGCATCTGGAGGCGAAGGTGAAAATTACGAGGTATCGCAAGGTGAAAGTGAAGAATAAAGAATCGTATCAACTGGTCTTCAACTTCACACCTTTCTACGCCGAATCGGGTGGTCAGGTTGGCGATACCGGCTACATCGAAGCAGACGGCAAGAAAATAAGTATTCTGGATACCCAGAAGGAAAATAACCTCATCATTCATTACGCGAAAGAGTTGCCAGCCGATCCATCGGCAACGTTTGTCGCGCATGTCGATAGCCGCAAACGGCAGTTGACAGCCAATAACCACTCGGCAACACACTTGCTGGACCACGTTCTGAGAGAAGTGCTGGGTGAGCATGTGGAGCAGAAAGGTTCATTGGTGAATGAAGATTACCTGCGTTTTGACTTTTCGCATTTTCAGAAGGTAACCGAAGAAGAGTTGGATGAAATTCAGCGTAAGGTGAACCATATGATTCGAATGAACATAAAGCGCGAAGAGTTCCGGGCTGTGCCGATGCAGGAAGCGATGGACATGGGAGCGATTGCCTTGTTCGGTGAAAAATATGGCGATTTGGTTCGTGTCATTCGTTTCGGCGATTCAACCGAGCTATGTGGAGGAACTCACGTGGAGGCTACCGGTGAAATCGGTTTGTTTACCATCGTTTCTGAAGGTTCCGTTTCGGCAGGCGTTCGACGGATTGAAGCCATTACGGCTGACCGTGCAGAACAGATGATGGTACAAAACCACAAAGTGCTGAAAGAAGTTTCGGGTATGCTGAATAATCCGAAGAATCTGAAAGTTTCGGTCGACGAATTCCTGAAGCGCAACAACGAGCTGACGAAGCAAATCGAAGCGTTCGAGAAGGAAGCGGTTGGTATCATGAAGCGCGACCTGTTGCGGGAAGTGCAAGACATTAATGGTGTGAGCTTTATCGCCCGTCAACTGGAAGTAAACAACTCGGCAATGCTGAAGGATTTGGCTTTCCAGCTGAAAGGGGAAATCGACAATTTGTTCCTCGTACTGGCGGCTGAGATTGATGGTAAAGCCAATCTACATATCATGATTTCCGATGCTTTGGTGAAGGAACGTGGTTTCAACGCCGGCAAACTAATTCGCGATTTGGCGAAGCATGTGAAAGGCGGCGGTGGCGGACAGCCATTCTACGCAACGGCCGGCGGAAAAGAACCTGCAGGAATTCCAACTGTATTGGAGGAAGCATCCAATTTGGTGAATCAGTAA